A single Bos mutus isolate GX-2022 chromosome 25, NWIPB_WYAK_1.1, whole genome shotgun sequence DNA region contains:
- the ZNF174 gene encoding zinc finger protein 174 isoform X2, with product MAAKMEITLSSQSHIQAFSKQERHIIAKLEEKREPALQEDWPDPELSRQSFRRFCYQEASGPQEALSHLRQLCRQWLQPEVHTKEQILELLVLEQFLNILPAEIQARARHRCPVSSKEIVTLVEDFHRAAKGPKQWVAVCMEGQKVLLEKTGSQLGEQELPDFQPQTPRRYPREETFQAGSQDQRSPPHWEKSLLLQEPTSRLAETELLIMKINSHMTTDELPFKLWLSFIT from the exons ATGGCGGCTAAGATGGAGATAACTTTGAGCTCGCAGTCCCATATTCAGGCTTTCTCCAAGCAGGAGAGACATATAATAGCAAAGCTAGAAGAAAAACGGGAACCCGCTCTGCAAGAAGACTGGCCCGATCCTGAGCTCTCCCGCCAGAGTTTTAGACGGTTTTGTTATCAAGAGGCGTCTGGACCCCAGGAGGCACTCTCCCACCTCCGGCAGCTGTGCCGGCAGTGGCTGCAGCCCGAGGTGCACACCAAGGAGCAGATTTTGGAGCTGTTGGTGCTGGAGCAGTTCCTGAATATCCTGCCCGCGGAGATCCAGGCTCGGGCCAGGCATCGATGTCCAGTGAGCAGCAAGGAGATCGTGACCCTTGTGGAAGATTTTCATCGAGCAGCCAAGGGACCAAAGCAGTGG GTGGCTGTTTGTATGGAGGGCCAGAAGGTGCTTTTGGAGAAAACTGGATCCCAGCTGGGAGAACAGGAACTGCCAGACTTTCAACCACAAACTCCCAGGAGATATCCCAGGGAGGAGACATTCCAGGCAGGATCTCAGGATCAGCGGAGTCCCCCTCATTGGGAAAAATCCCTGCTCCTCCAGGAACCAACCTCCAGATTGGCTGAGACAG AGCtgctgatca TGAAGATAAATTCACATATGACCACTGATGAACTTCCATTCAAGCTGTGGCTGAGTTTCATCACTTAA
- the ZNF174 gene encoding zinc finger protein 174 isoform X1 has translation MAAKMEITLSSQSHIQAFSKQERHIIAKLEEKREPALQEDWPDPELSRQSFRRFCYQEASGPQEALSHLRQLCRQWLQPEVHTKEQILELLVLEQFLNILPAEIQARARHRCPVSSKEIVTLVEDFHRAAKGPKQWVAVCMEGQKVLLEKTGSQLGEQELPDFQPQTPRRYPREETFQAGSQDQRSPPHWEKSLLLQEPTSRLAETETPRTKSDNKENPQQEGAKGAKPCVLSVGGPKGSGLQSPEPRGASLSEPRLSQRQFSTPSAQKPFAHYQRHCRELEYIGAPLKSHPLRELKKSKGSRRSLSNHLQRLSHQPARSAKKPYKCDECGKSFTWNSELKRHQRVHTGERPYTCGECGNCFGRQSTLKLHQRIHTGEKPYQCGQCGKSFRQSSNLHQHHRLHHGD, from the exons ATGGCGGCTAAGATGGAGATAACTTTGAGCTCGCAGTCCCATATTCAGGCTTTCTCCAAGCAGGAGAGACATATAATAGCAAAGCTAGAAGAAAAACGGGAACCCGCTCTGCAAGAAGACTGGCCCGATCCTGAGCTCTCCCGCCAGAGTTTTAGACGGTTTTGTTATCAAGAGGCGTCTGGACCCCAGGAGGCACTCTCCCACCTCCGGCAGCTGTGCCGGCAGTGGCTGCAGCCCGAGGTGCACACCAAGGAGCAGATTTTGGAGCTGTTGGTGCTGGAGCAGTTCCTGAATATCCTGCCCGCGGAGATCCAGGCTCGGGCCAGGCATCGATGTCCAGTGAGCAGCAAGGAGATCGTGACCCTTGTGGAAGATTTTCATCGAGCAGCCAAGGGACCAAAGCAGTGG GTGGCTGTTTGTATGGAGGGCCAGAAGGTGCTTTTGGAGAAAACTGGATCCCAGCTGGGAGAACAGGAACTGCCAGACTTTCAACCACAAACTCCCAGGAGATATCCCAGGGAGGAGACATTCCAGGCAGGATCTCAGGATCAGCGGAGTCCCCCTCATTGGGAAAAATCCCTGCTCCTCCAGGAACCAACCTCCAGATTGGCTGAGACAG AGACCCCCAGGACGAAAAGTGACAACAAGGAGAATCCACAGCAGGAAGGGGCTAAAGGGGCAAAGCCATGTGTGTTGTCAGTGGGCGGACCGAAAGGGAGTGGCCTGCAGAGTCCCGAACCCAGAGGGGCAAGTCTGAGTGAGCCCCGGCTATCCCAGAGGCAGTTCAGCACCCCCAGCGCCCAGAAACCCTTTGCTCACTACCAGAGACATTGCAGGGAACTGGAGTACATCGGTGCCCCTCTGAAAAGCCACCCACTGAGAGAGCTGAAGAAGAGCAAGGGGAGCAGAAGGAGCCTGAGCAACCACCTGCAGCGTCTCAGTCACCAGCCGGCCCGCTCGGCcaagaaaccttacaaatgtgatGAATGTGGGAAAAGCTTCACGTGGAATTCAGAGCTGAAAAGGCACCAGCGAGTCCACACGGGGGAGAGGCCCTACACGTGCGGAGAGTGTGGGAACTGCTTTGGCCGGCAATCCACCCTGAAGCTGCACCAGCGGATCCACACGGGGGAGAAGCCATACCAGTGTGGTCAGTGTGGGAAAAGCTTTCGCCAGAGCTCCAACCTTCACCAGCATCACAGGCTTCACCACGGGGACTGA
- the ZNF597 gene encoding LOW QUALITY PROTEIN: zinc finger protein 597 (The sequence of the model RefSeq protein was modified relative to this genomic sequence to represent the inferred CDS: inserted 3 bases in 2 codons; substituted 3 bases at 3 genomic stop codons) yields MPVVMRGLLIPGPVLFEDLAVYFSQEECASLHPAQRSLSREATQECFEDKALSENDKIEINQLLHLESMGLEELALEKCSLAVPLIYYQEKCSEHGAGNFERKISGGISACKKRFRSLLVTIENHTPKIELAQSLRTRALPKILPFPKEETKKSYKCPECDQSFSDSSYLIWHQKTHVGKKKCECDDCRKIFNHRSNLRAHRRIHTGEKPYKCFSPVWSAAQCGSSFHQPSHLSQHRKTHLKEKIHRCGICXRGLTQLRGLSQHQKTHTATKAGDKYVGXKTNLALPEEKHRXAAQQLCSPSRNCFGQPLYPCSGEATRXQSERYSNXGEILLSFSKFKPLKCSTCSKTFLSASELISHQSIHRGEKPHKPKTCMESFILDSELACHQKSHMREEPFKYTRCGRNFRLKTHLTLDQQTHSQNTV; encoded by the exons ATGCCGGTCGTGATGCGAGGGCTCCTGATCCCC GGACCAGTGTTGTTTGAGGACCTGGCTGTCTATTTTTCTCAAGAGGAGTGTGCGAGTCTGCACCCTGCCCAGAGGTCCCTCAGCAGAGAAGCGACACAGGAGTGTTTCGAGGACAAGGCCTTGAGTG AAAATGATAAGATTGAGATTAATCAGCTGCTACATCTAGAATCTATGGGGCTTGAAGAGCTTGCCCTAGAAAAATGTTCCCTTGCTGTGCCCCTCATCTATTACCAAGAAAAATGCTCTGAGCATGGAGCTGGAAACTTTGAAAGGAAAATATCAGGTGGAATTTCTGCTTGCAAGAAAAGGTTCAGAAGCCTTTTAGTTACTATTGAAAACCACACCCCAAAGATAGAACTAGCTCAAAGTTTAAGAACCAGAGCACTTCCCAAAATTCTTCCATTTCccaaagaagaaaccaaaaagtCATACAAGTGTCCTGAATGTGACCAAAGCTTCAGTGATAGTTCATACCTCATTTGGCATCAGAAAACACATGTAGGAAAGAAAAAGTGTGAATGTGATGACTGCAGGAAGATTTTCAATCACAGATCCAACCTGAGAGCTCACAGGAGAATCCACACTGGTGAGAAGCCATATAAGTGCTTCTCGCCAGTGTGGAGTGCGGCACAGTGTGGCAGCAGCTTCCACCAGCCCTCGCACCTGTCTCAGCACAGGAAGACCCACCTGAAGGAGAAAATCCATAGGTGTGGCATAT GAAGGGGGCTCACGCAGCTCCGGGGACTGTCACAGCATCAGAAAACCCATACTGCCACAAAAGCCGGCGATAAATATGTCGGTTAGAAAACAAATCTGGCTTTGCCTGAGGAAAAGCACCGGTAAGCCGCCCAGCAGCTGTGCAGCCCCAGCAGGAATTGCTTTGGGCAGCCCTTGTATCCCTGCTCAGGAGAGGCCACAAG ACAATCTGAACGCTACAGCAATTGAGGGGAAATTTTGCTTTCATTCTCAAAATTCAAACCCTTAAAGTGTTCCACGTGTTCGAAGACCTTTCTTTCTGCCTCTGAGCTTATCTCTCATCAGAGCATTCACAGAGGGGAAAAGCCCCATAAACCCAAAACATGCATGGAAAGTTTTATTTTGGACTCAGAGCTTGCATGCCACCAGAAGAGTCACATGAGAGAGGAACCTTTTAAATATACCAGGTGTGGGAGAAATTTCAGGTTGAAAACACATCTTACTCTCGATCAGCAAACCCATTCACAAAACACTGTGTAG